atacaaaatGTGTTATCACATTGAGAAGGTATCTACAAatatgtatgaaagtagaaagttgattACGTAAGACAGCATAAGACAATTTAGAGATATATTgtgaattgtaaaaataaacctagactatattttaaaaacaaattgtTTAGTAATTATTGTTTAGTTAGTTAATTGTGAGTCAATCACATTAGAGATCAGTAGCTTGTGGATTACGActgatatttaataaattataaatgcaTGGGATGATGTCTTTAAGGcaaaagtaaaattttatttctatattgaATCAATTATATTCATTCTAGACAATACCACACCAGCAGTTCTCCCAGATCCAGTGGGTAGTTGTGTGGAGGAACCACCTGCCGGGGGAGGGGCTCCACCTCCAAACGTCACTGATCAAATAAATACTAGCCCTGAACATCAACCAGCTGATTCTTGGGAAGAAGCAGCGGTGGATGGTGATCCTCTCATAACTTCTGAAAATGAAGAAGTATGCTCGAGCTTTTATAGATAGGCTGACATATGTAGGAGAAGCTTCTTTAGAGTTCGTTTTACTTTCAgcttttaatatttgtattagATTTCAttgaaactttaaaaagaaagCTTAAAAACCAACTTTGAATAGGTGATTTAATATGTAACAGATTGTTTGTTATTCATGACTGGCTTTGTTTATCTTCATTGTTTGTAGGTTGACAATGAGGAAGATGAAGAAATGGTTGTTAAAGTACCTAAAAAAAAGCCTGTTAAAGTAACGGAAGACACTAAGAGTAAAAAGGAGCATGTTAATGTTGTTTTTATAGGACATGTTGGTAAGTAATGATATTTGATTATTGATCATTCATTGATAAAACAATAAACATGAGTGGGCTTAAAGTTACTTAGGTCTATTATTATGttacataaaaagaaaatatctaaTGATGCAATGTGTATTACAGATGCAGGAAAATCAACGATTGGGGGTCAAATTATGGCATTGACGGGGATGGTTGATAAAAGGACCttagaaaaatatgaaaggGAAGCGAAGGAAAGAAGTAGAGAAACGTGGTATTTGAGTTGGGCCCTAGACACGAACCAAGAAGaacgagaaaaaggaaagacgGTGGAAGTTGGTAGAGCGTATTTTGAAACTGAACGGAAGCATTTCACGATTCTAGACGCGCCTGGTCATAAAAGTTTTGTACCCAATATGATCGGAGGAGCGGCACAAGCTGATCTTGCAGTTTTAGTTATTTCCGCGCGAAAAGGAGAGTTTGAAACAGGCTTCGATAGAGGCGGTCAAACAAGAGAACACGCTATGTTGGCTAAGACTGCTGGCGTTAAACATCTGGTTGTGTTAGTAAATAAAATGGATGATCCAACTGTAGAATGGAACGAGGGAAGGTATAACGAGTGCAGGTAGGTAATTATGAATTAACAAATTATAACTTGCCTTTACATAAAAATTAAGTGATTGCTCCAAATTGAGAGTAATGTTTTTGACGACGTTACCCAAATATAACAATTATTGCTATGtgtcaatttttgtatttaggGACAAAATTCTGCCATACCTTCGTAAACTGGGATTCAATCCTGCGAAAGACCTTACGTTCATGCCAGTTTCTGGGCAACTTGGTATTGGTTTGAAAGATCCAATACCGGAACATCTTTGTACATGGTACACCGGTCCACCATTCATATCCTTTATTGATTCTTTACCTTCGCTTAATCGTAAAAATAACGGACCTTTTATCATGCCAATTGTTGATAAATATAAAGATATGGGAACAGTGGTGATGGGAAAAGTTGAAgctggagaagcaaagaaagggcaGTCGTTGCTTGTTATGCCAAATAGGGTAAGacataaattattttacttcaATATATACTTATTATCTGTTAAgagattttttccatctcatatattttgttttattctaTTAGACGGCAGTGACGGTAGATCAATTGTGGTCAGATGACGAGGAAGTGACATCGGTCGGTCCAGGGGAAAATGTAAAGATTAAGTTAAAAGGTATTGAAGAGGAAGACGTAAGCCCTGGATTCGTTTTGTGCGATAGCAACAATCCGATCAAAACAGGAAAAGTATTCGATGCACAAGTTGTTATTCTGGAGCATAAGAGTATCATTTGTGCCGGATACAGTGCTGTGATGCATATTCATTGTGCCGCGGAGGAAGTTAGAGTGAAGGCATTGATTTGTCTGGTTGATAAGAAAACGGGTGACAAGAGTAAAACCAGGCCAAGGTTCGTGAAGCAAGATCAAGTGGCAATAATGAGAATTGAATGCGCGGGTGTCATATGTCTTGAAAGATTTAAAC
This window of the Ptiloglossa arizonensis isolate GNS036 chromosome 5, iyPtiAriz1_principal, whole genome shotgun sequence genome carries:
- the Erf3 gene encoding eukaryotic translation release factor 3; protein product: MANSVAPDSWEQQADNGDIAPPQDKSIESTFSTLNVNAAEFVPSFCINSSPQKKNAADSSCNVAVMMNTVTTSMPPEIHHDNTTPAVLPDPVGSCVEEPPAGGGAPPPNVTDQINTSPEHQPADSWEEAAVDGDPLITSENEEVDNEEDEEMVVKVPKKKPVKVTEDTKSKKEHVNVVFIGHVDAGKSTIGGQIMALTGMVDKRTLEKYEREAKERSRETWYLSWALDTNQEEREKGKTVEVGRAYFETERKHFTILDAPGHKSFVPNMIGGAAQADLAVLVISARKGEFETGFDRGGQTREHAMLAKTAGVKHLVVLVNKMDDPTVEWNEGRYNECRDKILPYLRKLGFNPAKDLTFMPVSGQLGIGLKDPIPEHLCTWYTGPPFISFIDSLPSLNRKNNGPFIMPIVDKYKDMGTVVMGKVEAGEAKKGQSLLVMPNRTAVTVDQLWSDDEEVTSVGPGENVKIKLKGIEEEDVSPGFVLCDSNNPIKTGKVFDAQVVILEHKSIICAGYSAVMHIHCAAEEVRVKALICLVDKKTGDKSKTRPRFVKQDQVAIMRIECAGVICLERFKLFPQMGRFTLRDENKTIAIGKVLKVVE